The Salvia splendens isolate huo1 chromosome 21, SspV2, whole genome shotgun sequence genome includes a window with the following:
- the LOC121784008 gene encoding glucan endo-1,3-beta-glucosidase 13-like: MGTFTLWAFLSILIMQCFQGLILARTIIVQEKVDASIPITSLSPPEGNTTFLAGTNWCVARPGVPQADLKIALDWACGLGKADCRAIQAGGPCFEPDTLLSHASYAFNIYYQQNGNNAIACHFGGTAVLTRHNPSYGRCSFSSSESLRASSASSFKYKPQSIWWEIDVVIMLLLYLSTK, encoded by the exons ATGGGAACATTTACACTTTGGGCTTTCTTGagcattttaattatgcaatgttttcAAG GCTTAATCTTGGCAAGAACAATTATAGTACAAGAGAAAGTCGATGCATCAATTCCAATCACAAGTCTATCGCCTCCGGAGGGAAACACCACATTCCTGGCCGGCACCAACTGGTGCGTGGCCAGACCAGGTGTCCCCCAGGCCGATCTAAAGATCGCTCTGGATTGGGCTTGTGGTCTTGGCAAAGCAGACTGCCGTGCCATACAAGCAGGGGGCCCATGTTTCGAGCCCGATACACTACTATCCCATGCATCGTATGCTTTCAACATTTACTATCAACAAAATGGAAACAATGCCATTGCTTGCCACTTTGGAGGGACAGCCGTTCTCACTCGGCACAATCCAA GTTATGGAAGGTGTTCTTTCAGCTCATCCGA GTCGTTGAGAGCttcatcagcatcatcattcaAGTACAAGCCACAAAGCATTTGGTGGGAGATTGATGTAGTTATAATGTTACTTCTATATTTATCAACAAAATAG